DNA from Canis lupus dingo isolate Sandy chromosome 27, ASM325472v2, whole genome shotgun sequence:
aaatatgttttgcaaataacTGAGGTTTAATTTGCCTTGGGGGGAaactgtttatttacttatttattacgttttttttttttttttttttaagattttatttattcatgagagacacacaggctccacgcagggagcccaatgcaggactccatcccgggactcccaagatcacaacctgagctgagctgaaggcagcgctaaaccgctgagccacccgggcagcctaCTTATTACATtctaagtaaactctatgcccaagttgggtcttgaactcacaacctgggAGTCATATGTCCTGTTGACAGCCAGCCAGATGTctagtccttttttattttattttattttttaagacttatttattttagggaggagggacggggggggggcgggggggggaggaagagaagttcAGGCAGACTCCagcctgagtgcagagccctttgtggggctcaatcccaggaccctgagccagtgacctgaactgaaaccaataGTGGAGCACTCAgttactgagtcacccagatgcccctctccctgtccacgtttttttttttttttttttttttaagctttaaggaaattttctgattttgaccAAAGAAAACCTTTATAGTCTGCAGCAAAATTGGGTTAGAGTTATATATGAGCACCTGGAGACAGGACAAGAATTGAAGGCATCGATTAATCCGAAAGTGACTGATGCTGGATTCAAGGGTAGCCTTGGAAAATCTTGATTACAACTCATTTAAGGAAGTGTTAGTTAACAGGCTTAAGTAATCCTTGAGTATTTCATATTAGGAAGCATTaacttttttttgatattttatttattgagagagagcacagaggtaaagggagaagcaaactccccactgagcagggaacccgatgcagggctctattccaggaccctgtgatcacgatCTGAGTCAAAGGCTCTCGGGTGCCGCTAGGAAGCATTTTAAGTGTGAGAAGATTCCTGGCTCTATGAGTACGATCATTAGGAGACTGGTTTAAAGACCATGctctcaggatgcctggggggctcagtggttgagcatctgcctttggctcagggcatgatcctggagtcctgggtcaagtccccgcattgggctccctgcagggagcctgcttctccctttccctgtctctgtatctctcatgaataaataagtaaaatctttaaaaaaaaaaaaaaaaaagtgctctcaGTGTACCTAAGGATCACTTGAGAAGCTTGTTTGAAGTATAGGATACTTGGGCCTTATACCCAGAGATCTTGACCGAGAACGTCTAAAGTGGGACCCAAATATGCAAAATTTTTTGAATACACATTTTGAATACACTGTCCCTTTCCTCAGGTAAGTAGTTCAGGTGGATGTCTCACTTGGAGAAATCATTTTTGTAGGTCTTTAACTCAACAAGTGTCTCAAATATTTCTACCAACTTAGGGCACCTACAGGTATTAGCATTGTTTTAGATCTTGAACGTACAAAATTGAATGCTTCTTAGTGTGAATGTGAAAATGAATACTTTAACAGTCATAGTTAGACTAATGGGCGGATTCCTCATTGATCTGCCCCTGTTAATTAAGGTAGGAAAATGAAGTGTTTGAGGAATCCAGTAAGTTTTAGGTAATTCAGTAAAAGATTGTTGGAGATCCTTCCAGGGTCTTGGCCTTCAACAAATATGTCCCAAGAGTCTTTAAAGGGCAGCTGTTTCAGTCCCAGACAATGAAATCTTGAGAAGAGTTCCTTTTGAATAGAGACTGAAGAAAATTTAGAGGACACAGGAACTTCCTCTGACAACACCAACTCCTGAGCTATGGAACTGAGTGACAGGTCTTAAAGTTGAGACCAGGTGGCTACTTGTTCAGACAGGGGGAGTCACTTGATGACAAGGAAATCTTGAAAGGCAGCTGTGGAGGGAGTCTTGACTTGGTTTTAATTCCATCTCTGCTGATGACTTGAGGTCATTCACTCTGCTCTCAGGGCCATTTAACTTTTCCAGAGCACCTTTTCTGCTAATAAGGATGTCCTTTGGTGAACAAGGACAATGTTTACAATGCTGCTTCTGTAATTCCAGCTCTCCTGCTACAGCCCCTCATCCCCTGAAAATGTACGCCTGTGCAAAGTTCGTCTCCACCCCCTTCTTGGTGAGTACCTGccttttttggaagaatttttcaGGAGGGCCATCTCATCTCTCCTTGCCATAGGACTGTCTTCACAGCTGAGCTGGTGGAAGGTCCTTTGCTGTGTTAGCCTGACAGCAGAGAGTGAATGCTTACCAGATACTCCCTGTCTCAGATCCCTTGGAAGCTGTTGGTTCTTTTCATCCAACCATATTAGAAGAAGAGTGTAAAGGAGAATCTAGACTAAGATCAGGTTATTTGTATCCTGACTCTCTGTTCTATAAACTAGAACCCATCTAGAAATGGTAAACATGAAGTAGATAGCCTAACTTGAACTGAGTATACACTGTGtacaggatcttgccctgagtgTTCGAGAGCCACCGCCCAGAGTTCCCTCTGGGAGGTTAAATTGGGGTGGTTGAAACACCTGTAAATACacattggaaaaatatttgattcaGAAGCAGCAGCatggaaaaaagatttttttttctaagatgtattatttattttagagggaggaagagagagttacaagtgggaggggcaaaggaaaagggagagagaatctcagctctgagtgtggagcctgatgcagggctcgatctcacaatcctgacatcatgacctgagctaaaactgaGTCGGGCATATAActtactgtgccacccaggtgccccagaaattacAGATTATTTGTTGATGGAGATAACTGATTCATACATCCGTGAGTGGAAAAGGGTGGTGCTATTCCTGGATACCGTTGGTGGAATACTTATTATGCCTGCCACTGAGTGTACCATTTTGTGTATATAATTTCATTCACTTCTCACATCAACCCTGGATTATTGTATGCCAATTTAATAGATGAGAAAGCAGGTTTAGAAAGATTTAAGTGACTTGTCCTGAGATTACACAGCTGAAATAGAGCTAAAATTAGAATCTAGAtctatcttgggcagccctggtggctcagcggtttagcgccgccttcagcccagggcctgatcctagagacctgggattgagtcccacgttgggctccctgcatggtgcctgcttctccctctacctgtgtctctgcctcccccccccccatatatatcattaataaataagtttaaaaatctttaaaaaaaaattctagatgtATCTGACTAGAACCCTGGCTGGTAACCACTATGTTGTCTGCTTTTGCTGGGGGTTAGAAAAGGCTACAGGATGGAGTGGATTTTGAGCATGGATCATTTTGCATGTTTTCCTGAAGGATGTGTTTAGGAAAAGATGCTCCTCCAATCATTGGCTTCCCTCTTACAGGCTGGCCATTACCAATATATCTCTCTTACTAAGTGAAGCAATTGCTTCTGAGGCTTGGTTTTCTTCCCATTCTCAAGGCCTGTGAAAGGATATAGTGAGAGGGTAATACTTTGTGGCCTGAAAGGAAGTAGATTTCTTCCCTTAAACCAAAGGAGAAGCCTGGAAAGTAAGAGAACTAGTGTAGTTCTTGAATCTAAAATTTGCTAAAGTAAAAGAAtgatccaagattttttttttttttaagattttatttatttattcatgaaagagacacagagaggcagagacagagacagaggtagagggagaagcaggctccattcagggagcctgaagtgggactcgatcctgagtcaccaggatcaggccatgggctgaaggtggcgctaaaccactgagccacccgggctgccctgatccaAGATTCTGATTTAAGTTCAAGAGAACGAATGGGGCATCCATGTGACAACTTGGGATGGTTCTGAAACTCCTCCACTGCCTTTCTTGACCCTCTTGCCTTTGTGTCATTCCCCTTAGGTCCGGAGCACCTCTCAGCTGTTGAGCCGATCACTGTCTGCAGTGGTGCTAAAACCACCAGAGACACTGACAGATAAGGTACCTTATGAGGTGGAATTGGGCCTGTGGTTTGGGGGTGAAGGGTGAAGAGGGCTGCCTGGCAGCACCAGTAGGGGGAGTGCTGAGGACAGTCATCACAGACAAAAGTTAGTGAAGGATCAAGGCCATTGGTTTAGGTGAAGATAGGAGGACAGCCCATACTACATATGATCTAGTGTTCCAACTTTTGCCACTGACAGCACATGCCCGTGTGTGCTGCTGATAACTACCATTACCTGACCTAGTTTACTGACTTTGGCTGGTGGTATTTGGTCCCATGCAGATAGATGATGATTTCAGGGCACCAACAACTGGCAAGGGCTTCAGTCTTAAACTTCTAGACCATACCTGAATCTTGAAGGTATTTGATACCCACCTTGTATCAAAAAGTTCTTGGCAACATTTTATGGGATTTTCCAGGGAGTTAACAGTTTTTCTGTTTGGGGGAAAAGGCATGGAATGTGATAACACAGAAGGCTTAAATGGTACAAAAATTACCGAAgcaaaaagagatttttaaaaatctttaccttCTACCTGTGTCTTCACAGAGCCTCAGCAGCTTGACAGCCCCACATCCCCTGACCTCACTTATTCCTAGCCGCAGCTTCCAAACCAGCGCCATTTCAAGGGACATTGACACGGCAGCCAAGTTcattggggctggggctgccactGTAGGGgtggctggctctggggctggaatTGGGACTGTGTTTGGGAGCCTCATCATTGGTTATGCCAGGTAAGATGGGCCCTCCATTGGCTCTCAGATATATTTCCAAAGATCTAGGCAGAAATATCTAGGGATCTTGAGCTCTACACTCTTATacagtagccacatgtggttatttgaatttaaattttaattaagtaggggcttctggctggctcagtcagtagggcatgtgactctcaGGTTCATGAGTTCCAGtgccacgttgggtgtagagattacttaaaaataaataaatttttaattaactaaaagTACATAAAGTTTAAATTTTGTGTGCTTAGAATATGTTTAGGTAGtcacatgtgactagtggctaccatattggaaaATTCCTTTGAAAAGCTTTGGAAAGTCAGCAAAACAAGGTGGGAGGGCCATATCTGGGCCACCACTTGGTTTTCGTACAGCTGAGCTAAGAATGGGTTTTACATCTTTAAAGTGTCAtgaaaatgggggtggggtgggggggcaacaGACTGTGTGTGACCCACAACAGCTacaatatttactgtctggctctttacagagaaagtttgcTGCCACTGGTCTAGAGCCTCAAGTCAGCATAGTGGTTTTGTTGCTGCTTTTCCCCATCCCTGGGAATTCCCCATCACTCCTGGGAAAACTGCCTTTGCAGCCAACCCCACAGCTTCCTGACACTTGGGACTATTTGGTCTCCACCAGCTCTGGGCAACTCACTGTTAGAACTAAATTAATCCTCTTGAGACCTGCTAGTTCTCTTAATGCCTTTGAGGAAATAGGTTTATTTGTTAGGATTTATATGAAACTAGCCTGCCTGCTTCTGTGTCCACAGTTCTGTTAGAAGCTGGTGTTCTTTGCCTTATCCATCAAGGCTTCCAGAGGGGACAGACTAAGGGAAATAGAATGATACATTGACTTCCAAAGTTGGGAGTCTTTTATCCCATTTTGTTTCTAAACCCCACAGACCATTTGTAGCTTCTTAAAGCCCAAAATCTTTGactattttgaaatgaaagaaaatagtctGTCCCTCTAATTCCCTTGTTCTCTAGAATGGGTTTTTTCTGGTTGTATTCCATAAAGCCCTAGGGTTTTGAAATATGCCCAGAGACCATCTTAAAGAATGAAGGGGAGACCAGTCAAACAAGCCTTTAAAATCCCGCACTTTTTTGCCATTGTAGtttgatttttatacattttgtattttgaggTTCTGCTACTTAAAGTTTCAAAACACTACTCTGATAGACTCTGCCACTCTGGATACCTCTTCCATTATGGTTGGGCCCTGGATAGTTAAATGTCCAGGCCCAGAGGTCTTAAGTTATGATACGGGTAATCCACTAGAGAAGGTAATGTTTGTACTTGGGCCATGTTACAGAATTTTGTATTTTCCACTCCCATCATTCAGTCTGTAAGCCCTTGATGTATCAGGCAAGAATTGGGGGCATGATGGTGTCACTCTGAGAGACTCATTACATAAGATGAGCTTGAGGAGATGGAGATGAGTTTTCCCTGAGCCTGCCTttgatgtttgtctttttctttgtgtggACTAGAAATTCAGtcttttctcctccccttctcccaggaATCCCTCTCTGAAGCAACAGCTCTTCTCCTACGCCATTCTGGGCTTTGCCCTCTCGGAGGCCATGGGGCTTTTTTGCCTGATGGTGGCCTTTCTCATCCTCTTCGCCATGTGAAGGAGTCGTCTCCACCTCCCATAGGTCTTTCTCCCATGTCTTGTCTGCCCTGTATGCCCTGTATGTTCCTTTTCCTATAcctccccaggcagcctggggaaagtggttggctcagggtttgacagaggaaagacaaataaatactgtattaataAGATCTTTCTTGTGTCTCCTGTGTATATTTGTTCTCCGCAGTTGGCTGAGTGCCTTGGTGAGAGTATAAGGCCTGGTGGGTGGTGACAATTCTAAACTCTGCATGAGTCTGGGCTCACTTGTTCTTCATTCTGTGTCAGGAAGGCTTTATTCAGATTAGCAgtcctttttaataattttcaccTGGGATGGCCTGTTATCTTGGAGGATTGGGTCAGTGGAAACAAACAAGGCTGGCTTAAAATTACGACGAATGGGCTGTTTCCACTGCTACTATCCTGGCTCAGGCCCTCATTGCCACCCACTTGGTCTATTGCAATAACCTTTTAACTGGCTTCCTGCCTCCAGTCTCTTCCCTCTAGCAGTTACTTTTATCCACCACTCCCAGATTAATCCTTAAGTATGAAACTAGTTGTGTCATTTACCAATTCAAAAACAGTCTGACCTCAGCCTTCTCAGCTTTATCTCTTATTCCCATACACTCTACCCAAactggtattttcattttcaaatactttcccTCTTTCTTGTCCTTATCTTCAGGCCTTGCTCTTTGGCCATCTTTGCCTTCTTTTCCTGAATCTTCACTCACTTTCCTCTTAGTTAAACTCCCTGTTATCTTTAAAGACTTAGTTTAAAATGCTGCCTCTTGATTATGAAGCTTTCATCTGGTTTCCATCTACCATCAATCAAATGAGCATTAACTGAAAAAAAGGACTCTAGAGCATTTTGTATCCTTTCTAATGCTTCTGGTCTATGATAAATTGTagatttatatgtgtgtgtgtcttttatctTCCAAGTTAGTCTCGGTTCCTTGAAGGGACTAtgtcatattcatttttatattcctagaAGTATCTAGGATGATGCATCTCAAAAATATCTTTGtcgaattttttatttaatcatctaAACCACGCACcttactttacaaatgaggaaacgaAGAGTTTGAAAAGTTAAAGGGTTCTCTCAGGATCATTCACTAGTAGAGGCGGAGCTAGAATAAGGATCATGTCTTAGAGCCATACCATACTGTCGGTCTTGGGACCCCCATGCCCAGTGTTGCCAAAGACTTATTTTCCCAAGCAAGAGGGAAAGAATAAGCAAAGATAAGccttttcccttaaaaattcCTGAAAAGCAACATTGGACAGTGGAGTTAATATGAAAGTGAAGAATTGTTTTCTAAAGGCTagatatactttattatttttaagattttatttattgggatccctggatggcacagcggtttggcgcctgcctttggcccagggcgcgatcctggagacccgggatcgaatcccatgttgggctcccggtgcatggagcctgcttctccctctgcctgtgtctctgcctctctctctctctctgtgtgactatcattaaaaaaaaaaaaaaattaagattttatttatttattagagcatgagcagggagaggggtagagggaggagcagaccccaCCCTTggcagggagtccaacacagggctcagtcccaggaccccaggattaggaCCTGCATTGAAGGCATAcccttaatcgactgagccacccaggcccccccggCTAGATAcattgtatttgtttgtttgtttatttttggtagtattttgttttgtcttttaaagattttatttatttgacagcataagccagaggagcagcaggcagagggagagggagaagcaggctccccccacagagcagggagctggatgcagggcttgatcccaggaccctgggatcatgacctgagccaaaggcgctacttaaccaactgagccacccaagtgcccccaattAGATACACTTTAAATAAGCCTTATCCTAAGTATGTTTAAAGTCCTTTCCTGATAATGTGAATGACCACAACAGTTTTCTTTTGCGTTAATTGATGACTATGAAGTTAAAGCCCAGTGCAGAGACTTAACCCCAGAGTAAACTGATTCTTAGGAAGCAGGTCACCCAAAATCATTCACCCTTGTCCCTTTGCTATTGTAATCAAGGGTTGAGAGGGATCCTATCCATAGCTTGCTTCCAGATTGCTGTACCATCCCCAACTAAAATGCATTCTGGGCCTTGGGGCTCCCAAGTGGGGCCTTCACAAGAATAGCTCCTCCAACCCAGAGTGAGTGGaagttattctatatattttgagATACGGAATAGATCTCTATTACAGTATCTTGAATTTGTATCTGTGTTTTGGCCCCTGCTGCCCATCCCCTctctgagtcaccaggtatttgttttgcttctttccttGGACCTTTCTTTGGGAGTGATTCTAGCTAACCCTTTATCAACTTAGGTGCTTGGGGAGAGCACAGCTTAGTGGCCCACGTGTTTTTGTGCTCTCTGAGGTGAATGATGAGATGGTGCTGCAAGAAGCTTGGAAGCAAATTATTTCTTTGGGAGGAATCAAGGCAACCTCTTAGTTTCAAGCCCCAGGAGATAGTTAATGGCAACCCAAGTTGCTAACAACTTGGGAAGGAGAGTGCTATGTTTTAGTAGAGATGGTCCAAGAGCAAATTTTATGAAGATCTTTCCAACTTTGATTACATTATGTAATGAAAGCTTTCTACTTGTCCTtgtagtcagatttttttttctttacttttttttagtgtagttgaccacaatgttacattaatttcaggagatttttttttttaagatttatttatttatttatttatttatgatagacacagagatagaggcagagacacaggagggagaagcaggctccatgccaggagcccgacgtgggactcgatcccgggactccaggatcacgccccgggccaaatgcaggcgctaaaccgctgagccacccagggatccccttcaggAGATGTTCTAATCTCTCTTCTACCACTGGCACTGTGATGCTGGGCACATCACTAACCAGTAATTTTCTAGGACCTCAGTTTGTCCTCATCTattaaataaggataataatgtTCATCCAGGAattacatgcatacacacagagGTACCTTGAGTATTTGAAGAGGAAGGTGCCATCAATGTTCAATATATATTGGTTATAATTTGCTTTCTCATTCTCCATGTTGCTCAGGGCATATTATAGGCATTTGTAGATAGCTTCTCCCTCTTTTATGGTTGGCATAGAAAAGGGAACTGACCATCCAAAAAATGTAGAAATTCTAGCTATAAACAGAGCCATCTGAGAGAGCACCAGGGATGCTGAACATAGGCTTGCTTCCCTCTTATTCCTCAGTTTTTTCAAGTCACTTGTGTTTCTTCAGAACCAGGGGAGGAGTGCCATTCTAATTAGAGGAAAATGATGTCctttggaaataatctaaatactAAACAGCAGTAATGAGTAACCCTGTTCCAGCCTCCCTTTCAGGATGGATTTATTAGTTTGAGGCTTTCTCAGGTCATCAGGATGAGAAATACATTCAGGAACAGCATTGATGTTTTAGCTTAGGTTGGTGTCCAGGAACTTAGAGGCTGCTCTGTGTCTTCCATCCTTTCAAGAGAAATGAGATGAAGGAATATTCTAATTGAATtctgaatagaaaaaagaagtGGAATAGCATCACACTGGTAAGTAGAGAATATTGTCCTATGCGTTTTGGACAATGAAACTTCATCTTTATTGAGTTGTATCTAAAATTATCGTGCATTTTCCAACATGTATTCCTAGGATACACTCTTGGACAGCTTGGTGTTTTCATTATTtgatgaggaaaaattaaaatacaagaagATATTTTTAGTCCCCAGGCattccttaaaatgtttttattttatctcaagGCACCTTGTTAGTACATTGTGATCAAGCTAGCAACCTTAGAAATGGCAGAAGACGTGATGGATAGAATACGATGGATGAGGTCAGGCCTCTTTCAAATGCTTGGCTTCTCTTATTAGTGTAAATGGTTGGTTAGAGAATTTGTTCCTGCTttttcctcccctcaccccataAGAGatcatttcctttcatcttttgagTAAGTGCCATGGTaggcagaaatttttaaatgactcccCTAAATACGTCCTACTCTAATCCCCAGAGCCTGTGGAAATGAT
Protein-coding regions in this window:
- the ATP5MC2 gene encoding ATP synthase F(0) complex subunit C2, mitochondrial isoform X3; this translates as MYACAKFVSTPFLVRSTSQLLSRSLSAVVLKPPETLTDKSLSSLTAPHPLTSLIPSRSFQTSAISRDIDTAAKFIGAGAATVGVAGSGAGIGTVFGSLIIGYARNPSLKQQLFSYAILGFALSEAMGLFCLMVAFLILFAM
- the ATP5MC2 gene encoding ATP synthase F(0) complex subunit C2, mitochondrial isoform X2 codes for the protein MRRARARDAHVASPATAPHPLKMYACAKFVSTPFLVRSTSQLLSRSLSAVVLKPPETLTDKSLSSLTAPHPLTSLIPSRSFQTSAISRDIDTAAKFIGAGAATVGVAGSGAGIGTVFGSLIIGYARNPSLKQQLFSYAILGFALSEAMGLFCLMVAFLILFAM
- the ATP5MC2 gene encoding ATP synthase F(0) complex subunit C2, mitochondrial isoform X1 translates to MRRAFLWLFPPTTTPAPLGRLRSGSSSPATAPHPLKMYACAKFVSTPFLVRSTSQLLSRSLSAVVLKPPETLTDKSLSSLTAPHPLTSLIPSRSFQTSAISRDIDTAAKFIGAGAATVGVAGSGAGIGTVFGSLIIGYARNPSLKQQLFSYAILGFALSEAMGLFCLMVAFLILFAM